The Salvia miltiorrhiza cultivar Shanhuang (shh) chromosome 2, IMPLAD_Smil_shh, whole genome shotgun sequence DNA window ccatcttctcatcctctctttgagCTGTGACTATCctcgatcgtaagtcaggtgtGATGCTCAGTGATGCAATCACTATTTTCGTCGTTTGCGGTGGTATTATTACCTCCAAAATCATCTTCTCGAATCCCTTGATCAGGctctcttctcgagtaaggagaaatcctaactctccttgattctttctgctcaacgAATCAGCTACAACATTAGCTTTTTCGGTgtgataatttatcccgcaatcgtaatcttttaccaactctaaccatcttctttgtcgcatgtttagatctttttgctcaaagaaatatttgagacttttatgatcggtgtatatctcacaccgtgctccgtaaagatggtgtctccagatcttcaaagcatgcactacggctgctaattctaaatcatgcgttggataattcatctcgtgtggtcttaGTTGTCGCGAAGCGTATTCTATAACTcttccctcttgcatcagtacacaacctagaccaTTCCTCGATGCGTCTGTATAGACTGCGTATTCTTTATCCGCCTTCGGAACATCTAAAACTGGGGCAATAGTGGGTCTCTTCTTCAGTTCTTGAAAACTCCGCTCGCATTCATTCGTccaaacgaacttgacttctttctttagcaggtgcgtcaatggcttagcgattttcgaaaagccctaaaaaaacgtcgataatacctactaatcccagaaaactgcggATTTTATGCGTAGTCGTTGGCGATCTCCACTtctgtaccgcttgaactttcgctAGGTCTacttcaattcttttttttttttttgaaacaacaTGGCCGAGATAATTGACTTCCTCAAGCCAAAattcgcatttgctaaacttcgcgTATAGCTTTCAGCTCGCATTCTCTCTAACACGATCCTCAAACACTCTTTGTGTTCtagtttactcttcgagtaaatcaagatattATGAAGTCAATTATCTCGGCCATGGTGTAATTTGCCATAGGGTCGCTGGTGTAATGCTTTAACTTGCTGGCATGCTAAACATTTTTCAACGAAAGATGCTATCTCACGCTTCATTTCATCCCAtcaaaactttattttcaagtcttggtacatctttgtaCTTCCTGAATGTGCAGCATagggggtgtcatgagcttcactcatgatttcatttttcaactcCTCTCTATCAGGAACACATAGTCATCCCTCAAACAGAATGGCATTATTTGCCGTCTCTTGATAACTCTCCACTTTttcggttcgaatcttcattcgtaacctttccatcttctcatcctctctttgagCTGTGACTATCctcgatcgtaagtcaggtgtGATGCTCAGTGATGCAATCACTATTTTCGTCGTTTGCGGTGGTATTATTACCTCCAAAATCATCTTCTCGAATCCCCTTGATCAGGctctcttctcgagtaaggagaaatcctaactctccttgattctttctgctcaacgCATCAGCTACAACATTAGCTTTTTCGGTgtgataatttatcccgcaatcgtaatctttttaccaactctaaccatcttctttgtcgcatgtttagatctttttgctcaaagaaatatttgagacttttatgatcggtgtatatctcacaccgtgctccgtaaagatggtgtctccagatcttcaaagcatgcactacggctgctaattctaaatcatgcgttggataattcatctcgtgtggtcttaGTTGTCGCGAAGCGTATTCTATAACTcttccctcttgcatcagtacacaacctagaccaTTCCTCGATGCGTCTGTATAGACTGCGTATTCTTTATCCGCCTTCGGAACATCTAAAACTGGGGCAATAGTGGGTCTCTTCTTCAGTTCTTGAAAACTCCGCTCGCATTCATTCGTccaaacgaacttgacttctttctttagcaggtgcgtcaatggcttagcgattttcgaaaagccctaAAAAAAACGTCGATAATACCTACTAATCCCTGAAAAGTGCGGATTTTATGCGTAGTCGTTGGCGATCTCCACTtctgtaccgcttgaactttcgctAGGTCTacttcaattcttttttttttttgaaacaacaTGGCCGAGATAATTGACTTCATCAAGCCAAAattcgcatttgctaaacttcgcgTATAGCTTTCAGCTCGCATTCTCTCTAACACGATCCTCAAACACTCTTTGTGTTCtagtttactcttcgagtaaatcaagatattATGAAGTCAATTATCTCGGCCATGGTGTAATTTGCCATAGGGTCGCTGGTGTAATGCTTTAACTTGCTGGCATGCTAAACATTTTTCAACGAAAGATGCTATCTCACGCTTCATTTCATCCCAtcaaaactttattttcaagtcttggtacatctttgtaCTTCCTGAATGTGCAGTATagggggtgtcatgagcttcactcatgatttcatttttcaactcCTCTCTATCAGGAACACATAGTCATCCCTCAAACAGAATGGCATTATTTGCCGTCTCTTGATAACTCTCCACTTTttcggttcgaatcttcatttgtaacctttccatcttctcatcctctctttgagCTGTGACTATCctcgatcgtaagtcaggtgtGATGCTCAGTGATGCAATCACTATTTTCGTCATTTGCGGTGGTATTATTACCTCCAAAATCATCTTCTCGAATCCCTTGATCAGGctctcttctcgagtaaggagaaatcctaactctccttgattctttctgctcaacgCATCAGCTACAACATTAGCTTTTTCGGTgtgataatttatcccgcaatcgtaatcttttACCAACTCTAACCATCTTCTTTCTCGTATGTTTAGATCTTTTTgatcaaagaaatatttgagacttttatgattggtgtatatctcacaccgtgctccgtaaagatggtgtctccagatcttcaaagcatgcactacggctgctaattctaaatcatgcgttggataattcatCTCTTGTGGTCTTAGTTGTCGCGAAGCGTATTCTATAACTcttccctcttgcatcagtacacaacctagaccaTTCCTCGATGGGTCTGTATAGACTGCGTATTCTTTATCCGCCTTCGGAACATCTAAAACTGGGGCAATAGTGGGTCTCTTCTTCAGTTCTTGAAAACTCCGCTCGCATTCATTCGTccaaacgaacttgacttctttctttagcaggtgcgtcaatggcttagcgattttcgaaaagccctaAAAAAAACGTCGATAATACCTACTAATCCCTGAAAACTGCGGATTTTATGCGTAGTCGTTGGCGATCTCCACTtctgtaccgcttgaactttcgctAGGTCTacttcaattcttttttttttttgaaacaacaTGGCCGAGATAATTGACTTCATCAAGCCAAAattcgcatttgctaaacttcgcgTATAGCTTTCAGCTCGCATTCTCTCTAACACGATCCTCAAACACTCTTTGTGTTCtagtttactcttcgagtaaatcaagatattATGAAGTCAATTATCTCGGCCATGGTGTAATTTGCCATAGGGTCGCTGGTGTAATGCTTTAACTTGCTGGCATGCTAAACATTTTTCAACGAAAGATGCTATCTCACGCTTCATTTCATCCCAtcaaaactttattttcaagtcttggtacatctttgtaCTTCCTGAATGTGCAGTATagggggtgtcatgagcttcactcatgatttcatttttcaactcCTCTCTATCAGGAACACATAGTCTTCCCTCAAACAGAATGGCATTATTTGCCGTCTCTTGATAACTCTCCACTTTttcggttcgaatcttcatttgtaacctttccatcttctcatcctctctttgagCTGTGACTATCctcgatcgtaagtcaggtgtGATGCTCAGTGATGCAATCACTATTTTCGTCATTTGCGGTGGTATTATTACCTCCAAAATCATCTTCTCGAATCCCTTGATCAGGCTCTTTTCTCGAGTACATGGCTCCCCTCCCCTTATTCACGCTGGTGGGGTTATGCGTGACGCCTCGTCTGTCTTAGGTTGTTTCCATTTCTCTGCTGGCCGTGGTTGGGCGTTTGAAGCCGAGCTTCTTGCCCTCATCATTGCCCTGGAACAGATCATCGTTCAGAACTGGGATTTCGTGTGGATTGAGACGGACTGCACTTACATGGTAGATCTCCTCCGTTCGCGCTCCCACACGGTCCCGTGGAGATTCTTCAGTCGTTGGCGGAAGGTTCTTTCTTCCATTGCTGATTTGCACATTATTATCACTCACATTTACAGGGAAGGAAACAGGGTTGCTGACTTCATGGCCTCTTCGGTGACGGAGGAAGGTATTTGGCCGTTTGCGATCCCGGAGATTCTTCATTTGGTGAGAGATGACAGAAGAGGTCTTCCTTACATTCGTATCGCCCCGTAAGTGCGATGGGTTGTACAGGGAAGTTTATGTCTTTTTCATGCTTTTTGCTGTTTTTTGTTTTCGGTTCTTGGGCTGTTGTTTTCGGGCTTTGCTCTTGGGATCCCTAGGTCCGCTGGTCTTGGGTGGTGATCTCTTCTTTACGTCTCGCTGAGCTTCTTCACTGCTTTGGTTCTGCCCTGGCTTCCGAGGCTCTGGCTTGTGTTGGGTTCTGGTGGCTGATCTTGGCCTTAAGCTCGGTGCATGTCTGGGGTGTGATCCGGAGTTTTACGTTTTGGGGAGGCAACGGATGGATGAGCTTCTTTGATGGGATTTGTCCAGTTGATGTTTGCAGGAGTGTCTCCATGGCAAGCTGGTTTCTCTGGTTTTGTTGGCTGTTCTCTTGGTCTCTGCTCCGATGTCAATCAAAccgttatgagcatgggaaaccccGCGGGAAGTCTTTGGTGTTCCCAACTACTTCATCCCGTGAAGCTGGCCTCCTTCAGGCCTCTGCTCCTATGATGGTGGTattgttatgagcatgggaaacctcgCGGGTCTCCTTTGGTTCCCCAATTACTTCATCCCGTGAAGATTGGCCTTCtaatgttttaattttaattttgtaatgtTGGTTGAGTTTCTTAAACGGCTTTGCTTTAGGAGACTCACTGCTTGCGGGGAATCGGGTCTGACCGGATTGGTCGCTTCTCTTGATGTTGCCTCCCCAAACTTTCCTTCGTTCTCATCTTAGGTCTGCAGGCTTGAGGCAGGTCTGTTTCGGGCTTGTTTTGGTGGGGGAGCCTCGTGAAGCCTTTGCTTTCCGGGGCCGGTTTGGTGGTTTGATGGAACGTTTGAGGTGCTGATCCACCCTTGACCTTTGTCCCTGGGGGGAAGGGTTGGTTTTTCGCTTTGTCGTTCTTCTTTACTTCGTTGTTCTGTTGTGTTTTGGTTTGTTCGGTCTGCTGCTATTTTGCTTCTTGTTCGGCAGGTTGGCTCGGGCACGCGTCTGGCGctctgactcctctggcgccttatctcctctggcgccttgactcctctggcgtctCTTCCCCTCTGGCGCCccgtctcctctggcgccttggctcctctggcgcctcgactcctctggcgcctcgactccgcTGGCGCctggattcctctggcgccttgccccctctggcgccttgactcctctggcgccttgttTACTTTGGCGCCCCGTTTCCCTTAGCGACTCGACTCCTCTGGtgccttgattcctctggcgccttgactcctctgacgcctcgactcctctggcgctttgtCACCTCTGGCGCTTCGTcacctctggcgccttgactcctctggcgcctcgactcctatGGCGCCTTGTCTCCcctggcgccttgactcctctggcgcctcgtctccCCTGGTGCCTCGTCTCCTCTGGCACCTCGACACCTCTGGCGTTTTGACCCCTATGGCACCTCGACttctctggcgccttgactcctctggcgccttggcactgctggcgccttgactccgctggcgcctcgtctcctctggagcctcgactcctctggtgcCTCGTCtgctctggcgccttgactcccCTGGCGGTTTATCTCCTTTGGCGCCTCGTCTCCTATGGCGCCTTGTCTCTTCTGGCTCCTTtcactcctctggcgcctcgtctcctctggcgcctcgtttCCTCTGGCGCCTGCGGTCCCGTTTTTGTtcgtttttgttgtttttgttgtttttgttgtcTTCTTTTTGTCTTGTTTTTTCGGACTctccttgtttgcgcctgtgctctcaagggtttttgttttcttcaataaaatttctatttcagcagctctcttctcgagtaaggagaaatcctaactctccttgattctttctgctcaacgCATCAGCTACAACATTAGCTTTTTCGGTgtgataatttatcccgcaatcgtaatcttttaccaactctaaccatcttctttgtcgcatgtttagatctttttgctcaaagaaatatttgagacttttatgatcggtgtatatctcacaccgtgctcCGTAAaaatggtgtctccagatcttcaaagcatgcactacggctgctaattctaaatcatgcgttggataattcatctcgtgtggtcttaGTTGTCGCGAAGCGTATTCTATAACTcttccctcttgcatcagtacacaacctagaccaTTCCTCGATGCGTCTGTATAGACTGTGTATTCTTTATCCGCCTTCGGAACATCTAAAACTGGGGCAATAGTGGGTCTCTTCTTCAGTTCTTGAAAACTCCGCTCGCATTCATTCGTCCAAAtgaacttgacttctttctttagcagtgcgtcaatggcttagcgattttcgaaaagccctaaaaaaaacgtcgataatacctactaatcccagaaaactgcggATTTTATGCGTAGTCGTTGGCGATCTCCACTtctgtaccgcttgaactttcgctAGGTCTacttcaattcttttttttttgaaacaacaTGGCCGAGATAATTGACTTCCTCAAGCCAAAattcgcatttgctaaacttcgcgTATAGCTTTCAGCTCGCATTCTCTCTAACACGATCCTCAAACACTCTTTGTGTTCtagtttactcttcgagtaaatcaagatattATGAAGTCAATTATCTCGGCCATGGTGTAATTTGCCATAGGGTCGCTGGTGTAATGCTTTAACTTGCTGGCATGCTAAACATTTTTCAACGAAAGATGCTATCTCACGCTTCATTTCATCCCAtcaaaactttattttcaagtcttggtacatctttgtaCTTCCTGAATGTGCAGTATagggggtgtcatgagcttcactcatgatttcatttttcaactcCTCTCTATCAGGAACACATAGTCTTCCGTCAAACAGAATGGCATTATTTGCCGTCTCTTGATAACTCTCCACTTTTTCGGTACGAATCTTCATTCGTaacctttccatcttctcatcctctctttgagCTGTGACTATCctcgatcgtaagtcaggtgtgatgtgatacgatccttgccgatcgatcgaacacaacgcacgcgaaagactgaactggaacggaaaggatggaaaatagataaaatatggaatcccaaaacctctgaatctaacccacggaatgatttaggcgaacgaatccctaaaccccaacgtgcagttgacgcagcaactcggggacgctgaatgacacccgacgagggttggttgactcgtcgttacgtcgataaatgaattcgtcttggaacaatcaagaggaattcggaattctcaacagagaaataaaactcacatgtttattgataaaagtatgctgtaaatttcgtccaacacaaagccttatatataggcaaagtaaagactaaacctaacttgactaacaagcaaaagacaccctaattttcgtccatcataaagactacaaataaggtatgtgaaaacctaaccaaactaggagaataaacatggaaaataactcctaatctaataaggaatccttagtcaaaacaaggtataaaactcaaaattgactcaactaaggcctaatttcagccaccctaacataacccacgaaaattataagataaaacaaaataaaagactctattaaatcagcccacatatgcaacgtaacttgggcctccatggcatgcatcattcccctcctcttgaaagggatttgtcctcaaatccaagtcgtgaGTGccaatgccgggatcaaaaatcagATCTTCGGTTATTACAAGAAACAATTGATGAACCCTAGCTGGTCTCTCTTGTCCATCAATCATCTTGCTGGGATCAAAAACCATATGCGTCGGCTCAAACACTGAATTTTCTTGAACTTGGATCATGCCGAAATTGTTGTTGAAAATACCTCCATGCCTCTTCTCTCTTCCGAACAGCCATGTAGTTAGCATCGGCGTTGCCTCACCAAAGATTTCCCTTTCATATTGATCGATGTGGAACGGACCCTTCACCAACTTCATCAGCTTGGTGTCGCCAATATGAGTCTGCCATTGCAGCTGATGTTGCGTGAACAAGGTCAGGTCGAACTTATTTGCATCATCACATCGTTGCTCCTGTTCAATACCCATAGCTTGCGAcaaagcctttgcttccaaaataGATGAAGTAGACTTCTCAAGCACTTCCTCACGTGAGTCCTCATCCTTGATAGCCACCACAACTTCCACTGCAACCTTCATCTCCTTTTTCTCCATCGGCTGCTCCGTAGACTTCACTTTATCCGCCTCCTTGTGCCGTTGCTGCAGTTGCAAgtgatcctcataaatttgttgaggactAAGGGAAACAATTGCCAACTTCTTTTGCTTATACGCGAAGGAGTACTTATTGGTGACTTCCTCATGAATAGCTCGTCTATCGACctgccacggtctacccaacaaaatgtGGGTCGCCTGCATGGGAATAACATCGCACAAAACCTCATCTTCATACTTGCCAAGGCGAATAGGCACTGTCACTTGCGTGGTAACCTCGACGACgccggtctcattcagccattgcaaacgatacggcttggggtGTTGCACCTCGGTCAGCCCCGATTTCTCCACCATGTATCTActcgccacattcgtgcaactttctccatcaatgatcacactgcacaacttgtcGTGGACAAGAACTCTCGTGTGACAGAAATTTGCCCACTGCTCACTCTCATGGGATCTGAACCCTTGACACGAACGACACGTCTtatctcgattgcaaccatcAAAAATTGTCGGATGGCCGTGATTTGCTAAACTGACACTCATACTCTCTCAAGCACGTAAAGACCCAAACAGAAAGACAAAACACTGGATAATTTcaacccttacgaaacctggaaaactgataccagatgatacgatccttgccgatcgatcgaacacaacgcacgcggaagactgaactggaacggaaaggatggaaaatagataaaatatggaatcccaaaacctctgaatctaacccacggaatgatttaggcgaacgaatccctaaaccccaacgtgcagttgacgcagcaactcggggacgctgaatgacacccgacgagggttggttgactcgtcgttacgtcgataaatgaattcgtcttggaacaatcaagaggaattcggaattctcaagagagaaataaaactcacaagtttattgataaaagtatgctgtaaatttcgtccaacacaaagccttatatataggcaaagtaaagactaaacctaacttgactaacaagcaaaatacgatccttgccgatcgatcgaacacaacgcacgcggaagactgaactggaacggaaaggatggaaaatagataaaatatggaatcccaaaacctctgaatctaacccacggaatgatttaggcgaacgaatccctaaaccccaacgtgcagttgacgcagcaactcggggacgctgaatgacacccgacgagggttggttgactcgtcgttacgtcgataaatgaattcgtcttggaacaatcaagaggaattcggaattctcaacagagaaataaaactcacaagtttattgataaaagtatgctgtaaatttcgtccaacacaaagccttatatataggcaaagtaaagactaaacctaacttgactaacaagcaaaagacaccctaattttcgtccatcataaagactacaaataaggtatgtgaaaacctaaccaaactaggagaataaacatggaaaataactcctaatctaataaggaatccttagtcaaaacaaggtataaaactcaaaattgactcaactaaggcctaatttcagccaccctaacataacccacgaaaattataagataaaacaaaataaaagactctattaaatcagcccacatatgcaacgtaacttgggcctccatggcatgcatcatgaTGCTCAGTGATGCAATCACTATTTTCGTCGTTTGCGGTGGTATTATTACCTCCAAAATCATCTTATCGAATCCCTTGATCAGGctctcttctcgagtaaggagaaatcctaactctccttgattctttctgctcaacgCATCAGCTACAACATTAGCTTTTTCGGTgtgataatttatcccgcaatcgtaatcttttACCAACTCTAACCATCATCTTTGTCgcatgtttagatctttttgctcaaagaaatatttgagacttttatgatcggtgtatatctcacaccgtgctcCGTAAaaatggtgtctccagatcttcaaagcatgcactacggctgctaattctaaatcatgcgttggataattcatctcgtgtggtcttaGTTGTCGCGAAGCGTATTCAATAACTcttccctcttgcatcagtacacaacctagaccaTTCCTCGATGCGTCTGTATAGACTGCGTATTCTTTATCCGCCTTCGGAACATCTAAAACTGGGGCAATAGTGGGTCTCTTCTTCAGTTCTTGAAAACTC harbors:
- the LOC131008023 gene encoding uncharacterized protein LOC131008023; protein product: MRDASSVLGCFHFSAGRGWAFEAELLALIIALEQIIVQNWDFVWIETDCTYMVDLLRSRSHTVPWRFFSRWRKVLSSIADLHIIITHIYREGNRVADFMASSVTEEGIWPFAIPEILHLVRDDRRGLPYIRIAP